One genomic window of Oscillospiraceae bacterium includes the following:
- a CDS encoding glucosamine-6-phosphate isomerase codes for MDFLSTIEGSLLDGFFPAGWDWKKIDDICALSANPDSIMERQSFWNKDFDIVPCDNVYDFDMVLGHEIALEIKNTREEGRKLAMILPVGPMGMYKWCVFFLKAWNVKCDHVYGFNMDEWSDAEGNTLESTNPGAFQYAMENAFYGPLGELTVPKNQRNFATKENLPTYPEKIAALKAEGAKLVTVFGIGRMMHIAFWEPHFAAEFNSVEEWKKQTHRIGAKIHPMTVEQNALTSFKSRTTLVPCRANTIGPGLFLQSDRVIGGCDGTLGRGMQWQGLSLWTTLRYGPDMWIPSTFMPTLPGRIVFIKELAGPLVAECN; via the coding sequence ATGGATTTTCTTTCTACAATCGAAGGTTCTCTTCTGGACGGATTCTTCCCCGCAGGTTGGGATTGGAAAAAGATCGACGATATCTGTGCTCTTTCCGCTAACCCCGACAGCATAATGGAGCGTCAGTCCTTCTGGAACAAGGATTTCGATATCGTTCCCTGCGATAACGTTTATGACTTCGACATGGTTCTGGGTCACGAAATCGCTCTGGAAATCAAAAACACCCGTGAAGAGGGCAGAAAGCTTGCCATGATTCTTCCCGTAGGTCCTATGGGTATGTACAAGTGGTGCGTATTCTTCCTCAAGGCTTGGAACGTAAAGTGTGACCACGTTTACGGCTTCAATATGGACGAGTGGAGCGACGCAGAGGGTAACACTCTCGAAAGCACCAATCCCGGCGCATTCCAGTATGCTATGGAAAATGCTTTCTACGGTCCCCTCGGCGAACTGACCGTTCCCAAGAACCAGAGAAACTTTGCTACCAAGGAAAACCTTCCCACATACCCCGAAAAGATTGCCGCTCTCAAGGCTGAGGGTGCAAAGCTTGTTACCGTATTCGGTATCGGCCGTATGATGCACATCGCTTTCTGGGAACCCCACTTTGCAGCTGAGTTCAATTCCGTTGAAGAATGGAAGAAGCAGACTCACCGCATCGGCGCTAAGATTCACCCCATGACCGTTGAGCAGAACGCTCTTACCAGCTTTAAGTCCCGTACAACTCTTGTTCCTTGCCGTGCCAACACCATCGGCCCCGGTCTGTTCCTTCAGTCTGACCGTGTAATCGGCGGATGCGACGGTACTCTCGGCAGAGGCATGCAGTGGCAGGGTCTGTCCCTGTGGACAACTCTCCGCTACGGTCCCGACATGTGGATTCCTTCCACCTTTATGCCTACTCTGCCCGGCAGAATAGTGTTCATTAAGGAACTGGCAGGACCCCTGGTTGCTGAATGCAACTGA
- a CDS encoding 2,3-bisphosphoglycerate-independent phosphoglycerate mutase: MLKKLSNVKERPVAVIVMDGVGIAAKNKANAIHCANTPTLDMLMGKYPMTSLKAHGTAVGLPSDDDMGNSEVGHNALGAGQVFAQGAKLVSNSIESGAMYESDSWKEVVDNVKNNGTTLHFLGLFSDGNVHSNISHLKPMIVQAKKEGVKKVRIHILFDGRDVGERSALEYLDPFEEFIADLRSADFDIKVASGGGRMNITMDRYGANWEMVHRGWQIHVLGEGRQFATAKEAVETYRAETNCIDQDLPGFVIAENGKPVGTVEDGDSVVFYNFRGDRSIEISTAFEAVDFDKFDRVRFPKIVYAGMLEYDGDLHIPSRYLVSPPVITGTLGEYLAAEKITQLAISETQKYGHVTYFWNGNKSGKYDEETETYIEITSDVVPFEQRPWMKCAEITDRFIEELKTGKYRFLRVNFPNGDMVGHTGNFDATVISMEALDLCLKRLIEALDEAGAAVIITADHGNADEMFEIDKKTGEPKVKNGVAVAKTSHTLNPVPCIFYDNSADYKVVEGNYGLANVAATVVNLLGYEAPDIWEKSMIKFN, encoded by the coding sequence ATGCTTAAAAAACTCAGTAATGTAAAAGAGCGCCCCGTAGCGGTAATCGTTATGGACGGCGTGGGTATAGCTGCAAAGAACAAGGCAAACGCCATTCACTGCGCGAATACTCCCACTCTTGATATGCTCATGGGAAAATACCCCATGACCTCTCTTAAGGCACATGGTACAGCCGTAGGTCTGCCCAGCGATGACGATATGGGTAACTCCGAGGTTGGCCACAACGCACTGGGCGCAGGTCAGGTATTTGCTCAGGGTGCAAAGCTTGTTTCCAACTCCATTGAAAGCGGAGCTATGTATGAGTCCGACAGCTGGAAAGAGGTTGTTGATAACGTTAAAAATAACGGTACAACACTTCATTTCCTGGGCCTTTTCTCGGACGGTAACGTTCACTCCAATATCTCTCACTTAAAGCCCATGATCGTTCAGGCTAAAAAAGAGGGCGTTAAAAAGGTAAGAATACACATTCTCTTTGACGGACGTGATGTAGGAGAACGCAGTGCACTGGAATACCTTGATCCGTTTGAAGAATTTATTGCAGACCTGAGAAGCGCTGATTTTGACATAAAGGTTGCTTCCGGCGGCGGAAGAATGAATATCACCATGGACCGCTACGGCGCCAACTGGGAAATGGTTCACCGCGGCTGGCAGATACACGTTCTGGGCGAGGGCAGACAGTTTGCCACTGCCAAGGAAGCGGTTGAAACCTACCGTGCCGAAACAAACTGCATCGACCAGGATCTGCCCGGCTTCGTAATTGCCGAAAACGGCAAGCCCGTTGGTACTGTTGAAGACGGCGACAGCGTTGTTTTCTACAACTTCCGCGGCGACCGTTCCATTGAGATTTCCACCGCGTTTGAAGCGGTTGACTTTGATAAATTCGACCGTGTACGCTTCCCCAAGATTGTGTACGCAGGTATGCTGGAATACGACGGCGACCTGCACATTCCCTCCAGATACCTTGTTTCTCCCCCCGTTATTACAGGTACACTTGGCGAATATCTTGCTGCTGAAAAGATAACTCAGCTTGCAATTTCCGAAACCCAGAAGTATGGTCACGTAACCTATTTCTGGAACGGTAACAAGTCCGGTAAGTACGATGAAGAAACCGAAACTTACATTGAGATAACCTCGGATGTTGTTCCCTTTGAACAGCGCCCCTGGATGAAGTGCGCCGAGATAACCGACCGCTTTATTGAGGAACTGAAAACAGGCAAATACAGATTTTTGCGTGTGAACTTCCCCAACGGTGACATGGTTGGACACACGGGCAACTTTGATGCTACCGTGATTTCCATGGAAGCTCTCGACCTGTGCCTCAAGCGTCTTATTGAAGCACTTGACGAGGCAGGCGCGGCTGTAATTATTACCGCCGACCACGGAAATGCCGATGAAATGTTTGAAATAGATAAAAAGACCGGCGAGCCTAAGGTGAAAAACGGTGTTGCTGTTGCGAAAACCAGCCATACCCTCAATCCTGTTCCCTGTATTTTCTACGATAACAGCGCGGACTATAAGGTTGTTGAAGGAAATTACGGTCTTGCAAACGTTGCGGCGACCGTTGTAAATCTTCTGGGTTACGAAGCACCCGACATCTGGGAAAAGTCCATGATAAAATTCAACTGA